A single region of the Anguilla anguilla isolate fAngAng1 chromosome 17, fAngAng1.pri, whole genome shotgun sequence genome encodes:
- the LOC118216013 gene encoding 40S ribosomal protein S15a: MVRMNVLADALKSINNAEKRGKRQVLIRPCSKVIVRFLTVMMKHGYIGEFEIIDDHRAGKIVVNLTGRLNKCGVISPRFDVQLKDLEKWQNNLLPSRQFGYIVLTTSAGIMDHEEARRKHTGGKILGFFF; encoded by the exons ATGGTGCGCATGAATGTTCTCGCCGATGCGCTGAAAAGCATCAACAATGCCGAGAAACGTGGGAAACGGCAGGTTCTGATCCGGCCTTGCTCCAAAGTAATTGTGCGGTTCTTGACGGTCATGATGAAGCACG GATACATTGGCGAATTTGAAATCATCGACGACCACAGAGCTGGGAAAATAGTGGTCAACCTCACCGGTAGGCTGAACAAG TGCGGAGTTATCAGCCCCAGGTTTGACGTCCAGCTGAAGGATCTGGAGAAGTGGCAGAACAACTTGCTGCCTTCCCGGCAGTTTGG gtacATTGTGTTGACCACCTCCGCCGGCATCATGGACCACGAGGAGGCCCGGAGGAAACACACCGGGGGGAAGATTCTGGGGTTCTTTTTCTGA